A stretch of the Ananas comosus cultivar F153 linkage group 14, ASM154086v1, whole genome shotgun sequence genome encodes the following:
- the LOC109719905 gene encoding short-chain dehydrogenase TIC 32, chloroplastic isoform X1 produces MGLFSLVTGWPGPSGFGSASTAEQVTDGVDAAHLTAIITGGASGIGAETARVFALRGAHVIIAARNMEAANNVKELLVKSNPKAHVDVLQLDLSSLKSVRAFADKFISMNLPLNILINNAGVMFCPYQLSEDGIEMQFATNHLGHFSLTNLLLEKMKETSRSTGIEGRIVNLSSIAHLHTYEEGILFDKLNDRRGYSDKKAYGQSKLANILHANELSRRLKEEGANITANSVHPGLIMTNLMRHSFLLMRILKVFTCIFWKNVPQGAATTCYVALHPTLKGVTGKYFLDCNEEKPSALAREETLAKKLWDFSENLVKSAK; encoded by the exons ATGGGTCTGTTCTCTCTGGTGACCGGGTGGCCGGGGCCGAGTGGCTTTGGCTCTGCTTCTACGGCGGAGCAGGTCACCGACGGTGTTGACGCCGCTCATCTAACGGCTATTATCACAG GAGGAGCAAGTGGAATTGGTGCCGAGACTGCGAGAGTATTTGCTCTTAGAGGAGCACATGTCATAATTGCTGCGAGAAATATGGAGGCCGCAAATAATGTGAAGGAGCTCTTAGTTAAAAGCAATCCAAAAGCTCATGTGGATGTTCTGCAACTTGATCTTAGCTCATTGAAGTCGGTTCGAGCATTTGcagataaatttatttcaatGAATCTTCCTCTTAATATTCTAAT AAACAATGCAGGAGTCATGTTCTGTCCTTATCAGCTTTCTGAAGATGGCATAGAGATGCAATTTGCCACCAATCATCTTG GTCACTTTTCATTGACCAACCTCCTCCTtgagaaaatgaaagaaacatCGAGGAGTACTGGTATTGAGGGCCGAATCGTAAATTTATCGTCTATTGCTCACCTTCATACATATGAAGAGGGAATACTGTTCGATAAGCTCAACGACAGGAGAGG ATACTCCGACAAAAAGGCTTATGGACAATCTAAATTGGCAAACATACTCCATGCGAATGAACTCTCCAGACGATTGAAG GAGGAAGGAGCAAATATTACTGCAAATTCTGTTCACCCAGGGTTAATCATGACAAATCTGATGCGGCACTCTTTCCTTCTTATGA GGATACTCAAAGTATTCACTTGCATCTTTTGGAAGAATGTTCCGCAG gGAGCAGCTACTACATGCTATGTAGCCCTTCATCCTACTCTCAAGGGGGTCACAGGAAAATACTTTTTAGACTGCAATGAGGAGAAGCCGAGTGCGCTGGCCAGAGAAGAAACCTTGGCAAAGAAACTCTGGGACTTCAGTGAGAATCTGGTGAAATCAGCAAagtaa
- the LOC109719905 gene encoding short-chain dehydrogenase TIC 32, chloroplastic isoform X4 yields MGLFSLVTGWPGPSGFGSASTAEQVTDGVDAAHLTAIITGGASGIGAETARVFALRGAHVIIAARNMEAANNVKELLVKSNPKAHVDVLQLDLSSLKSVRAFADKFISMNLPLNILINNAGVMFCPYQLSEDGIEMQFATNHLGHFSLTNLLLEKMKETSRSTGIEGRIVNLSSIAHLHTYEEGILFDKLNDRRGYSDKKAYGQSKLANILHANELSRRLKEEGANITANSVHPGLIMTNLMRHSFLLMRSSYYMLCSPSSYSQGGHRKILFRLQ; encoded by the exons ATGGGTCTGTTCTCTCTGGTGACCGGGTGGCCGGGGCCGAGTGGCTTTGGCTCTGCTTCTACGGCGGAGCAGGTCACCGACGGTGTTGACGCCGCTCATCTAACGGCTATTATCACAG GAGGAGCAAGTGGAATTGGTGCCGAGACTGCGAGAGTATTTGCTCTTAGAGGAGCACATGTCATAATTGCTGCGAGAAATATGGAGGCCGCAAATAATGTGAAGGAGCTCTTAGTTAAAAGCAATCCAAAAGCTCATGTGGATGTTCTGCAACTTGATCTTAGCTCATTGAAGTCGGTTCGAGCATTTGcagataaatttatttcaatGAATCTTCCTCTTAATATTCTAAT AAACAATGCAGGAGTCATGTTCTGTCCTTATCAGCTTTCTGAAGATGGCATAGAGATGCAATTTGCCACCAATCATCTTG GTCACTTTTCATTGACCAACCTCCTCCTtgagaaaatgaaagaaacatCGAGGAGTACTGGTATTGAGGGCCGAATCGTAAATTTATCGTCTATTGCTCACCTTCATACATATGAAGAGGGAATACTGTTCGATAAGCTCAACGACAGGAGAGG ATACTCCGACAAAAAGGCTTATGGACAATCTAAATTGGCAAACATACTCCATGCGAATGAACTCTCCAGACGATTGAAG GAGGAAGGAGCAAATATTACTGCAAATTCTGTTCACCCAGGGTTAATCATGACAAATCTGATGCGGCACTCTTTCCTTCTTATGA gGAGCAGCTACTACATGCTATGTAGCCCTTCATCCTACTCTCAAGGGGGTCACAGGAAAATACTTTTTAGACTGCAATGA
- the LOC109719905 gene encoding short-chain dehydrogenase TIC 32, chloroplastic isoform X2 has protein sequence MGLFSLVTGWPGPSGFGSASTAEQVTDGVDAAHLTAIITGGASGIGAETARVFALRGAHVIIAARNMEAANNVKELLVKSNPKAHVDVLQLDLSSLKNNAGVMFCPYQLSEDGIEMQFATNHLGHFSLTNLLLEKMKETSRSTGIEGRIVNLSSIAHLHTYEEGILFDKLNDRRGYSDKKAYGQSKLANILHANELSRRLKEEGANITANSVHPGLIMTNLMRHSFLLMRILKVFTCIFWKNVPQGAATTCYVALHPTLKGVTGKYFLDCNEEKPSALAREETLAKKLWDFSENLVKSAK, from the exons ATGGGTCTGTTCTCTCTGGTGACCGGGTGGCCGGGGCCGAGTGGCTTTGGCTCTGCTTCTACGGCGGAGCAGGTCACCGACGGTGTTGACGCCGCTCATCTAACGGCTATTATCACAG GAGGAGCAAGTGGAATTGGTGCCGAGACTGCGAGAGTATTTGCTCTTAGAGGAGCACATGTCATAATTGCTGCGAGAAATATGGAGGCCGCAAATAATGTGAAGGAGCTCTTAGTTAAAAGCAATCCAAAAGCTCATGTGGATGTTCTGCAACTTGATCTTAGCTCATTGAA AAACAATGCAGGAGTCATGTTCTGTCCTTATCAGCTTTCTGAAGATGGCATAGAGATGCAATTTGCCACCAATCATCTTG GTCACTTTTCATTGACCAACCTCCTCCTtgagaaaatgaaagaaacatCGAGGAGTACTGGTATTGAGGGCCGAATCGTAAATTTATCGTCTATTGCTCACCTTCATACATATGAAGAGGGAATACTGTTCGATAAGCTCAACGACAGGAGAGG ATACTCCGACAAAAAGGCTTATGGACAATCTAAATTGGCAAACATACTCCATGCGAATGAACTCTCCAGACGATTGAAG GAGGAAGGAGCAAATATTACTGCAAATTCTGTTCACCCAGGGTTAATCATGACAAATCTGATGCGGCACTCTTTCCTTCTTATGA GGATACTCAAAGTATTCACTTGCATCTTTTGGAAGAATGTTCCGCAG gGAGCAGCTACTACATGCTATGTAGCCCTTCATCCTACTCTCAAGGGGGTCACAGGAAAATACTTTTTAGACTGCAATGAGGAGAAGCCGAGTGCGCTGGCCAGAGAAGAAACCTTGGCAAAGAAACTCTGGGACTTCAGTGAGAATCTGGTGAAATCAGCAAagtaa
- the LOC109719905 gene encoding short-chain dehydrogenase TIC 32, chloroplastic isoform X3 yields the protein MGIGNTRSGGASGIGAETARVFALRGAHVIIAARNMEAANNVKELLVKSNPKAHVDVLQLDLSSLKSVRAFADKFISMNLPLNILINNAGVMFCPYQLSEDGIEMQFATNHLGHFSLTNLLLEKMKETSRSTGIEGRIVNLSSIAHLHTYEEGILFDKLNDRRGYSDKKAYGQSKLANILHANELSRRLKEEGANITANSVHPGLIMTNLMRHSFLLMRILKVFTCIFWKNVPQGAATTCYVALHPTLKGVTGKYFLDCNEEKPSALAREETLAKKLWDFSENLVKSAK from the exons ATGGGAATAGGCAATACGCGATCAG GAGGAGCAAGTGGAATTGGTGCCGAGACTGCGAGAGTATTTGCTCTTAGAGGAGCACATGTCATAATTGCTGCGAGAAATATGGAGGCCGCAAATAATGTGAAGGAGCTCTTAGTTAAAAGCAATCCAAAAGCTCATGTGGATGTTCTGCAACTTGATCTTAGCTCATTGAAGTCGGTTCGAGCATTTGcagataaatttatttcaatGAATCTTCCTCTTAATATTCTAAT AAACAATGCAGGAGTCATGTTCTGTCCTTATCAGCTTTCTGAAGATGGCATAGAGATGCAATTTGCCACCAATCATCTTG GTCACTTTTCATTGACCAACCTCCTCCTtgagaaaatgaaagaaacatCGAGGAGTACTGGTATTGAGGGCCGAATCGTAAATTTATCGTCTATTGCTCACCTTCATACATATGAAGAGGGAATACTGTTCGATAAGCTCAACGACAGGAGAGG ATACTCCGACAAAAAGGCTTATGGACAATCTAAATTGGCAAACATACTCCATGCGAATGAACTCTCCAGACGATTGAAG GAGGAAGGAGCAAATATTACTGCAAATTCTGTTCACCCAGGGTTAATCATGACAAATCTGATGCGGCACTCTTTCCTTCTTATGA GGATACTCAAAGTATTCACTTGCATCTTTTGGAAGAATGTTCCGCAG gGAGCAGCTACTACATGCTATGTAGCCCTTCATCCTACTCTCAAGGGGGTCACAGGAAAATACTTTTTAGACTGCAATGAGGAGAAGCCGAGTGCGCTGGCCAGAGAAGAAACCTTGGCAAAGAAACTCTGGGACTTCAGTGAGAATCTGGTGAAATCAGCAAagtaa
- the LOC109719907 gene encoding protein H2A.5-like produces the protein MADDDDDVAAKGKKRSGGGKAKKRSGGGKAKKGSAGAGGDGGGGGARKKSVSRSVKAGLQFPVGRIGRYLKNGRYAQRVGSGAPVYLAAVLEYLAAELLELAGNAAKDNKRNRITPRHVLLAIRNDEEFAKLLSGVTIAHGGVLPNLNPALLPKKKNAAAKESNAPSEVPVEKSPSKV, from the exons ATGGCTGACGACGATGATGACGTCGCCGCCAAGGGAAAGAAGCGCTCGGGCGGCGGAAAGGCGAAGAAGCGCTCCGGCGGCGGAAAGGCGAAGAAGGgctccgccggcgccggcggcgatGGAGGCGGCGGGGGGGCCAGGAAGAAGTCGGTGTCGCGCTCCGTCAAGGCCGGGCTCCAGTTCCCCGTCGGCCGCATCGGCCGCTACCTCAAGAACGGCCGCTACGCCCAGCGCGTCGGCTCCGGCGCCCCCGTCTACCTCGCTGCCGTCCTCGAATACCTCGCTGCCGAg TTGCTGGAATTGGCGGGGAATGCGGCGAAGGACAACAAGAGGAACCGGATCACACCTCGCCACGTGCTCCTCGCCATTCGGAACGACGAGGAGTTCGCGAAGCTCCTCTCCGGCGTCACGATCGCACACGGAGGCGTTCTCCCGAACCTCAACCCCGCTCTCCTCCCGAAGAAGAAGAATGCTGCTGCCAAGGAATCGAATGCGCCGTCGGAGGTCCCAGTCGAGAAGTCGCCCAGCAAGGTGTAG